A DNA window from Hydrogenophaga taeniospiralis contains the following coding sequences:
- a CDS encoding ABC transporter ATP-binding protein, producing MFLNVSQLRVHYADQPQAAVDGVSLGLRAGDIGVLIGPSGCGKTTLLRAVAGLERASSGSITLEGETVSDGQRHMPAEQRRIGMVFQDYALFPHLDVGRNVAFGIDRLPRAEREARVAEVLQLVGLDGLQRRFPHELSGGQQQRVALARALAPRPRLLLLDEPFSNLDVDLRERLAHEVRGILKAAGATALFVTHDQLEAFAIGDVIGVMHEGHLHQWDDAYALYHRPATRFVAEFIGHGVFAPAQIQLVGTEVSVQTPLGALHDVDECPLPSAYEAGLCDVLLRADDIVHDDGAPAKAQIIRKAFRGSEFLYTLRLASGEVLMTHVPSHHNHAVGEWIGIRAEVDHVVTFARGAGATSPPAPGAKRPVADTLL from the coding sequence ATGTTCCTGAACGTCTCGCAACTGCGTGTGCACTACGCCGACCAGCCGCAAGCGGCGGTGGACGGCGTGTCGCTGGGCCTGCGTGCCGGCGACATCGGCGTGCTGATCGGCCCTTCGGGCTGCGGCAAGACCACGCTGCTGCGCGCCGTGGCCGGGCTGGAGCGCGCCAGCAGCGGCAGCATCACGCTCGAAGGCGAGACCGTGAGCGACGGCCAGCGCCACATGCCGGCCGAGCAGCGCCGCATTGGCATGGTGTTCCAGGACTACGCGCTGTTTCCGCACCTGGACGTGGGCCGCAACGTGGCCTTCGGCATCGACCGCCTGCCACGCGCCGAACGCGAGGCCCGCGTGGCCGAGGTGCTCCAGCTGGTGGGGCTGGACGGCCTGCAGCGCCGCTTTCCGCACGAACTCTCGGGCGGGCAGCAGCAGCGTGTGGCGCTGGCCCGCGCGCTGGCGCCGCGCCCGCGCCTGCTGCTGCTGGACGAGCCGTTTTCCAACCTCGACGTGGACCTGCGCGAGCGCCTGGCGCACGAGGTGCGCGGCATCCTGAAGGCCGCGGGCGCCACCGCCCTGTTCGTCACGCACGACCAGCTCGAAGCCTTTGCCATTGGCGACGTGATCGGCGTCATGCACGAGGGCCATCTGCACCAGTGGGACGACGCCTACGCGCTCTACCACCGCCCGGCCACGCGCTTTGTGGCCGAGTTCATCGGCCACGGGGTGTTCGCGCCGGCGCAGATCCAGCTGGTGGGCACCGAGGTGTCGGTGCAGACGCCGCTGGGCGCGCTGCACGACGTGGACGAATGCCCGCTGCCCAGCGCCTACGAGGCGGGGCTGTGCGACGTGCTGCTGCGCGCCGACGACATCGTGCACGACGACGGCGCGCCGGCCAAGGCGCAGATCATCCGCAAGGCGTTTCGCGGCTCCGAATTTCTCTACACCCTGCGCCTGGCCAGTGGCGAGGTGCTGATGACCCACGTGCCCTCGCACCACAACCACGCGGTGGGCGAGTGGATCGGCATCCGCGCCGAGGTGGACCACGTGGTCACGTTCGCGCGCGGCGCCGGCGCCACCTCGCCACCCGCGCCGGGCGCCAAGAGGCCGGTCGCCGACACCCTCCTCTGA
- a CDS encoding glutathione S-transferase family protein, producing MLKLCGFAASNYYNKVKLALLEKGVPFEEVLAWVGETDKAASPLGKVPYLLTERGPMCESTVILEYLEDTYPQHPLLPGDAFAAAKVRELLRFIELHLELVARNLYPEAFFGGQVSDAAKEKVGQQLEKNVAAFAKLAMFSPFIAGEKFTLADVAAAVHLPLVSSATRIIYGRDHLADLPVRDYLKRLGERPAVQRVNADRKTSTELMLQRARAAKA from the coding sequence ATGCTCAAGCTTTGTGGCTTCGCCGCCAGCAACTATTACAACAAGGTCAAGCTCGCCCTGCTCGAAAAGGGTGTGCCGTTTGAAGAGGTGCTGGCCTGGGTGGGCGAGACCGACAAGGCCGCCAGCCCGCTGGGCAAGGTGCCCTACCTGCTCACCGAGCGGGGCCCGATGTGCGAGTCCACGGTGATCCTGGAATACCTGGAAGACACCTACCCCCAGCACCCGCTCCTGCCCGGCGACGCCTTCGCGGCGGCCAAGGTGCGCGAGCTGCTGCGCTTCATCGAGCTGCACCTGGAACTCGTGGCGCGCAACCTCTACCCCGAGGCCTTCTTTGGCGGCCAGGTGAGCGACGCGGCCAAGGAAAAGGTGGGCCAGCAACTGGAGAAGAACGTCGCCGCGTTCGCCAAGCTGGCCATGTTCTCGCCCTTCATCGCCGGAGAGAAGTTCACCCTGGCCGACGTCGCCGCCGCGGTCCACCTGCCGCTGGTCAGCAGCGCCACCAGGATCATCTACGGCCGCGACCACCTGGCCGATCTGCCGGTGCGCGACTACCTCAAGCGCCTCGGTGAACGGCCTGCGGTGCAGCGGGTGAACGCCGATCGCAAGACCAGCACCGAGCTGATGCTGCAGCGCGCCCGCGCCGCCAAAGCCTGA
- a CDS encoding lysophospholipid acyltransferase family protein, which yields MSVARVSPLVAAWRAVRALVHVLGGLWTIRSEFGRLTPAQCELLVREWSRQMLRIMGVELVVRGTPPARGPVLLVANHVSWLDILVMNAAQPARFISKADVKHWPVLGALITGVGTLYIERESRRDAMRVVHQMAERLRAQDTIAVFPEGTTGDGRALLPFHANLFQAAISANAPVLPVALAFVDGASGQRSDAPLFIGDTTLLASLWSTLRASGLQAVVHYGEPQRFQGRDRRTWAQDMRAEVARLLGL from the coding sequence GTGAGCGTCGCCCGCGTGTCCCCGCTGGTGGCCGCGTGGCGCGCGGTGCGGGCGCTGGTGCACGTATTGGGCGGGTTGTGGACCATCCGCAGCGAGTTCGGGCGGCTCACGCCCGCGCAGTGCGAGTTGCTGGTGCGCGAATGGTCGCGCCAGATGCTGCGCATCATGGGCGTGGAGCTGGTGGTGCGCGGCACGCCGCCCGCGCGCGGCCCGGTGCTGCTGGTGGCCAACCACGTCTCCTGGCTCGACATCCTGGTGATGAACGCGGCCCAGCCCGCGCGCTTCATCTCCAAGGCCGACGTGAAACACTGGCCGGTGCTGGGTGCGCTCATCACCGGGGTGGGCACGCTCTACATCGAGCGCGAGAGCCGGCGCGACGCCATGCGCGTGGTGCACCAGATGGCCGAACGCCTGCGTGCCCAAGACACCATCGCCGTGTTTCCCGAAGGCACCACGGGCGACGGCCGTGCGCTGTTGCCGTTCCATGCCAACCTGTTCCAGGCGGCGATCTCGGCCAATGCGCCGGTGCTGCCGGTGGCGCTGGCTTTTGTCGACGGCGCCAGCGGACAACGCAGCGACGCCCCCCTGTTCATCGGCGACACCACCTTGCTGGCCTCCCTCTGGAGCACCTTGCGCGCCAGCGGCCTGCAGGCGGTGGTGCACTACGGCGAACCCCAGCGTTTTCAGGGGCGCGACCGGCGCACCTGGGCGCAGGACATGCGCGCCGAGGTGGCTCGCCTGCTCGGCCTCTGA
- a CDS encoding VOC family protein, whose amino-acid sequence MPQLCAYLSFDGDCAEAMAFYAKVLDAKLEALITFGQMPDGDPVPPEHADKIMHAYLAHPDFALMAGDTPPGMPFDGMKGVMMALTYPGVADAERVFNALAQGGTVQMPLAATFWAATFGMLTDRFGTAWAVNGGPKEMRPT is encoded by the coding sequence ATGCCACAGCTGTGTGCCTACCTGTCCTTCGACGGCGACTGCGCCGAAGCCATGGCGTTCTACGCCAAGGTGCTCGACGCCAAGCTCGAAGCCCTGATCACGTTCGGGCAGATGCCCGACGGCGACCCGGTGCCGCCCGAACACGCCGACAAGATCATGCACGCCTACCTGGCGCACCCCGACTTCGCCCTGATGGCCGGCGACACACCGCCCGGCATGCCCTTCGATGGCATGAAGGGCGTGATGATGGCGCTGACCTACCCCGGCGTGGCCGACGCCGAACGCGTGTTCAACGCCCTCGCCCAAGGCGGCACCGTACAGATGCCCCTGGCCGCCACCTTCTGGGCCGCCACCTTCGGCATGCTGACCGACCGGTTTGGCACGGCCTGGGCGGTGAACGGGGGGCCGAAGGAGATGCGGCCGACCTGA
- a CDS encoding DUF2946 family protein, translating to MPVRPMRLLARALLGAMLLAALAPAISRTLAFTRGVGDWVEICTPSGMRWVQLRAPTPQGAAADADDLAHALDFCGHCSLAAERFAPLIPSLPAVAVLPGQRSPPGYIARAALSCAAPHPAARGPPLLV from the coding sequence ATGCCGGTCCGCCCGATGCGCCTGCTTGCGCGCGCCCTGCTGGGCGCGATGCTGCTGGCCGCGCTCGCGCCGGCCATCTCGCGCACGCTGGCCTTCACGCGCGGGGTGGGCGACTGGGTGGAAATCTGCACCCCCAGCGGGATGCGCTGGGTGCAGCTGCGGGCCCCCACCCCGCAAGGCGCCGCGGCCGATGCCGACGATCTGGCCCACGCGCTGGATTTCTGTGGCCATTGCAGCCTGGCGGCCGAACGGTTTGCGCCGCTGATCCCGAGTCTACCGGCCGTGGCGGTCCTGCCCGGCCAGCGTTCCCCACCCGGGTACATCGCCCGTGCCGCGCTGTCCTGCGCAGCGCCTCACCCCGCCGCGCGCGGTCCCCCGCTCCTGGTCTGA
- a CDS encoding SCO family protein, with translation MPRFPVSRAGAPADPRRRAATLWLGGLALGTGGLLAGCDQTPLGAPAPVFKGIDITGAAYGRQFALTDFNGQPRTLADYRGQVVMLYFGFVQCPDVCPTALTRAAAVKQQLGADAAQLQVIFVTVDPERDTPELLRDYMAAFDPSFMALTGSPAQIKAVADEFRVYYKKVPTGSTYTMDHTALSYLFDREGRIRVVLRHEQTADDYTADIRQLLAQTPA, from the coding sequence ATGCCTCGTTTTCCTGTCTCTCGTGCGGGTGCGCCCGCCGACCCCCGCCGCCGTGCGGCCACCCTGTGGCTGGGCGGGTTGGCCCTGGGCACGGGCGGCCTGCTCGCCGGTTGTGACCAGACACCCCTGGGCGCGCCGGCCCCGGTGTTCAAGGGCATCGACATCACCGGCGCCGCCTATGGGCGCCAGTTCGCGCTGACCGATTTCAACGGCCAACCGCGCACCCTGGCCGACTACCGCGGCCAGGTGGTGATGCTGTATTTCGGCTTCGTGCAGTGCCCCGATGTGTGCCCCACGGCACTCACGCGGGCCGCCGCCGTGAAGCAGCAACTCGGCGCCGACGCCGCGCAGCTGCAGGTGATCTTCGTCACCGTGGACCCGGAGCGCGACACGCCCGAGCTGCTGCGCGACTACATGGCCGCGTTCGACCCCTCGTTCATGGCGCTCACGGGCAGCCCGGCGCAGATCAAGGCCGTGGCCGACGAATTCCGGGTCTATTACAAGAAGGTCCCGACCGGCAGCACCTACACCATGGACCACACCGCGCTGAGCTACCTGTTCGACCGCGAAGGCCGCATCCGCGTGGTGCTGCGCCACGAACAGACGGCCGACGACTACACCGCCGACATCCGGCAACTGCTGGCCCAGACGCCGGCCTGA
- a CDS encoding nucleoside deaminase — MDPFLQAAIDEAQAGRDEGGIPIGSVIVHQGKIIGRGHNRRVQQGSAILHGEMDAFENAGRQSAQVYRESVLYTTLSPCPMCSGAILLYGIPKVVIGENQTFMGDEDLLRSRGVAVEVRQDPTCVGLMRDFIAAQPQLWNEDIGEP, encoded by the coding sequence ATGGACCCGTTTCTGCAAGCCGCGATCGACGAAGCCCAGGCCGGCCGGGATGAGGGCGGCATTCCCATCGGCTCGGTCATCGTGCACCAGGGCAAGATCATCGGGCGCGGTCACAACCGCCGCGTGCAGCAGGGCAGCGCGATCCTGCACGGCGAGATGGACGCCTTTGAAAACGCGGGCCGCCAGAGCGCGCAGGTCTACCGCGAGTCGGTGCTCTACACCACGCTCTCGCCGTGCCCCATGTGCAGCGGCGCCATCCTGCTGTATGGCATTCCAAAGGTGGTGATCGGCGAAAACCAGACCTTCATGGGCGACGAGGACCTGCTGCGCAGCCGGGGAGTGGCGGTGGAGGTCCGTCAGGACCCGACCTGCGTGGGCCTGATGCGCGATTTCATCGCCGCCCAGCCGCAGCTCTGGAACGAGGACATCGGCGAGCCCTGA
- a CDS encoding dihydroorotase — MKILIQNGRVMDPATGRDEMADVAIAAGRIIAIGNVAADFHPNRTIDATGCVVAPGLVDLAVRLREPGQEHAGMLESEMAAAVTGGVTSLVCPPDTEPVLDEPGLVDMLKFRAEKLHQSRVFPLGALTRGLQGEVLTEMAELTESGCIGFGQAEVPIVNHQVLQRALQYAATFGFTVWLRPQDFWLGKGVAASGPLATRMGLAGVPVMAETIALHTLFELLRAVHGKGSEARVHLCRISSAAGLALVRQAKAEGLPVSCDVSVHNLHLTDVDIGYYDSRLRLQPPVRQQRDRDALRAGLADGTIDALVSDHNPVDSDAKTLPFAEAEPGATAVELLLGLACKWAQQDGLGLMQALAVLTTGPQAVLGSSLGTLAHSVGRLAVGGQADLCVFDPNASWRVEPTGLRSQGKHTPFEGHEMPVRVRATLVGGQVAHEAARAAAVHALA; from the coding sequence ATGAAAATCCTGATTCAGAACGGCCGTGTCATGGACCCGGCCACCGGCCGCGACGAGATGGCCGACGTGGCGATCGCCGCCGGTCGCATCATCGCCATCGGCAACGTGGCCGCCGACTTCCACCCCAACCGCACGATCGACGCCACCGGTTGCGTGGTCGCGCCCGGTCTGGTGGACCTGGCGGTGCGCCTGCGCGAACCCGGGCAGGAGCACGCGGGCATGCTGGAGAGCGAGATGGCCGCGGCGGTGACCGGGGGCGTGACCTCGCTGGTCTGCCCACCCGATACCGAACCCGTGCTCGACGAACCCGGCCTGGTGGACATGCTCAAGTTCCGCGCCGAGAAGCTGCACCAGTCGCGCGTGTTCCCGCTGGGCGCGCTCACGCGCGGCCTGCAGGGTGAGGTGCTCACCGAGATGGCCGAGCTCACCGAGTCGGGCTGCATCGGCTTTGGCCAGGCCGAGGTGCCCATCGTCAACCACCAGGTGCTGCAGCGTGCGCTGCAGTACGCCGCCACCTTCGGTTTCACGGTGTGGCTGCGTCCGCAGGATTTCTGGCTCGGCAAGGGCGTGGCCGCCAGCGGCCCGCTGGCCACGCGCATGGGCCTGGCCGGCGTGCCGGTGATGGCCGAGACGATTGCGCTGCACACGCTGTTCGAGCTGCTGCGCGCGGTGCACGGCAAAGGCAGCGAAGCGCGTGTGCACCTGTGCCGCATCAGCAGCGCCGCCGGTCTGGCCCTGGTGCGCCAGGCCAAGGCCGAGGGGTTGCCGGTGAGCTGCGACGTGAGCGTGCACAACCTGCACCTGACCGACGTGGACATCGGCTACTACGACAGCCGGCTGCGCTTGCAGCCGCCGGTGCGCCAGCAGCGCGACCGCGATGCCCTGCGCGCCGGTCTGGCCGACGGCACCATCGACGCCCTGGTGTCCGACCACAACCCGGTCGACAGCGACGCCAAGACGCTGCCGTTCGCCGAGGCCGAACCCGGCGCCACCGCCGTGGAACTGCTGCTCGGCCTGGCCTGCAAGTGGGCGCAGCAGGACGGCCTGGGCCTGATGCAGGCGCTCGCCGTGCTCACCACCGGCCCGCAGGCGGTGCTGGGCAGCAGCCTGGGCACGCTGGCGCACAGCGTGGGCCGGTTGGCGGTGGGTGGCCAGGCCGACCTCTGCGTCTTCGACCCCAACGCCAGCTGGCGCGTGGAGCCCACGGGCCTGCGCAGCCAGGGCAAACACACGCCGTTCGAAGGCCATGAAATGCCGGTGCGCGTGCGCGCCACCCTGGTGGGTGGGCAGGTGGCCCACGAGGCGGCCCGCGCCGCCGCGGTCCACGCGCTGGCGTGA
- a CDS encoding LysR substrate-binding domain-containing protein produces the protein MQDLNDMLYFAEVVERGGFAAAGRALGLPKSRLSRRVAGLEAQLGVRLLQRTTRKLSLTEVGEAYLRHCQALRESAQAAADTVAQVQTEPCGTLRVACPVTLAQTVLAELMPDFLARYPLVRVEMLVSNRVVNLVEEGVDVALRVRTSLDDSGSLVIKRLGDDEPLLVASPALLARQGTPTTLDELSRLDSMAMSTTDGRASIPLTGPDGRQTILQHTPRYVADDLLTLHVAALAGTGMCWLPSYMCEDDLRQGRLVRLLPDWQTPRGLVHAVFPSRRGLTPAVRCFLDFLGEHVPTHSSLLGSETPGQVP, from the coding sequence ATGCAGGACCTGAACGACATGCTGTATTTCGCCGAAGTCGTGGAGCGCGGTGGCTTCGCGGCGGCCGGGCGGGCGCTGGGCCTGCCCAAGTCGCGGCTGTCGCGCCGCGTGGCCGGTCTGGAGGCGCAGCTGGGTGTGCGACTGCTGCAGCGCACCACGCGCAAGCTCTCGCTCACCGAGGTCGGCGAGGCCTACCTGCGCCACTGCCAGGCGCTGCGCGAATCGGCCCAGGCCGCGGCCGACACCGTGGCCCAGGTGCAGACCGAACCGTGCGGCACCCTCCGCGTGGCCTGCCCGGTCACGCTGGCGCAGACGGTGCTGGCCGAGCTGATGCCCGACTTCCTGGCGCGTTACCCGCTGGTACGCGTGGAAATGCTGGTGAGCAACCGCGTGGTGAATCTGGTGGAAGAAGGCGTGGACGTGGCGCTGCGCGTGCGCACCTCGCTGGACGACAGCGGCAGCCTGGTGATCAAGCGCCTGGGCGACGACGAACCCTTGCTGGTGGCCAGCCCCGCCCTGCTGGCCCGCCAGGGCACGCCCACCACGCTGGACGAACTGAGCCGGCTCGACAGCATGGCCATGTCCACCACCGACGGCCGCGCCAGCATCCCCCTGACGGGGCCGGACGGGCGCCAGACCATCCTGCAGCACACCCCGCGCTACGTGGCCGACGATCTGCTCACGCTGCACGTGGCCGCGCTCGCCGGCACCGGCATGTGCTGGCTGCCCAGCTACATGTGCGAAGACGATCTGCGCCAGGGCCGGCTGGTCCGGCTGCTGCCCGACTGGCAGACGCCGCGCGGCCTGGTGCACGCGGTGTTCCCCTCGCGCCGCGGCCTCACCCCCGCCGTGCGCTGCTTCCTCGATTTTCTGGGCGAACACGTGCCCACCCACAGCAGCCTGCTGGGCAGCGAAACCCCCGGGCAGGTGCCGTGA
- a CDS encoding ABC transporter permease — protein MLRWLAPTLLLLLALALTLPVLALGASWLQFDAVARDVLSQMAQTVLPEYALTTLLLCVSVAVGVAVVGMTTASAVTLFDFPGRRFFEWALLLPLAMPAYVVAYAYTDFLQFSGPLQVGLREGFGLSGRVFPEIRNTPGAVWVFTFSLYPYVYLLARTALAERAAQLMEAARLLGAPLARRIREVALPLARPAVAAGVALALMETLADFGVASYFGIQTFTAGIYKAWLSMDNRLAAAQLATVLLATVALLLWLERRAQHRMRFASLRGQRAGSAEAQPVRLRGGRAVLAVVACGLPILFGFVLPVLFMLRPLIGGWDELPWTMFVQWSRNSVWLAGLSAALATFIALALAFALRARPGVVTRGVVQLASLGYAVPGAVIVVGILLPVGWVQMVRPETSVGYFVTATVLGIVWAYLVRFTAVALQSVQSGYARIPGSLDDSARMLGTTGAGLAARVHWPLLKRSTAAALLLVFVDVMKELPATLVLRPFNSDTLAVVTYQLARDERLGEAALPALTLVLVGLVPVILLSRTLRAR, from the coding sequence ATGCTGCGCTGGCTGGCCCCGACCCTGTTGCTCCTGCTGGCCCTGGCGCTGACGCTGCCCGTGCTCGCGCTCGGGGCGTCCTGGCTGCAGTTCGACGCCGTGGCGCGCGATGTGCTCAGCCAGATGGCGCAGACCGTGCTGCCGGAGTACGCGCTCACCACGCTGCTGCTGTGCGTGAGCGTCGCGGTGGGCGTGGCCGTGGTGGGCATGACCACCGCCAGCGCGGTCACCCTGTTCGACTTCCCCGGCCGGCGCTTCTTTGAATGGGCGCTGCTGCTGCCCCTGGCCATGCCGGCCTACGTGGTCGCTTACGCCTACACCGACTTCCTCCAGTTCAGCGGCCCGCTGCAGGTGGGCCTGCGCGAAGGTTTCGGCCTGAGCGGGCGGGTGTTCCCCGAAATCCGCAACACGCCCGGTGCGGTCTGGGTGTTCACCTTTTCGCTCTACCCCTATGTGTACCTGCTGGCGCGTACCGCGCTGGCCGAACGCGCTGCCCAGCTGATGGAAGCGGCGCGCCTGCTCGGCGCACCGCTGGCCCGGCGCATCCGCGAGGTGGCGCTGCCGCTGGCGCGCCCGGCCGTGGCCGCTGGCGTGGCGCTCGCGCTCATGGAAACCCTGGCCGACTTCGGCGTGGCCAGCTACTTCGGCATCCAGACCTTCACCGCCGGCATCTACAAAGCCTGGCTCTCCATGGACAACCGCCTGGCCGCCGCGCAGCTGGCCACCGTGCTGCTCGCCACCGTGGCCCTGCTGCTCTGGCTGGAGCGCCGCGCCCAGCACCGCATGCGCTTTGCCTCGCTGCGCGGCCAGCGCGCAGGCAGCGCCGAGGCGCAGCCGGTGCGCCTGCGCGGCGGTCGCGCGGTGCTGGCCGTGGTGGCCTGCGGCCTGCCCATCCTGTTCGGGTTCGTCCTGCCCGTGCTCTTCATGCTGCGCCCGCTCATCGGCGGCTGGGACGAACTGCCCTGGACCATGTTCGTGCAGTGGTCGCGCAACAGCGTCTGGCTCGCCGGCCTGAGCGCCGCGCTGGCCACCTTCATCGCGCTGGCGCTGGCGTTCGCGCTGCGCGCGCGACCCGGCGTGGTCACGCGCGGCGTGGTGCAGCTCGCCAGCCTGGGCTACGCGGTGCCGGGCGCGGTGATCGTGGTCGGCATCCTGCTGCCGGTGGGTTGGGTGCAGATGGTCCGGCCCGAGACCAGCGTGGGCTACTTCGTCACCGCCACCGTGCTGGGCATCGTCTGGGCCTACCTGGTGCGTTTCACCGCGGTGGCGCTGCAGTCGGTGCAGAGCGGCTACGCCCGCATCCCCGGCAGCCTGGACGACTCGGCCCGCATGCTCGGCACCACCGGCGCCGGCCTGGCCGCGCGCGTGCACTGGCCGCTGCTCAAGCGCTCCACCGCCGCCGCCCTGCTGCTGGTGTTCGTGGACGTCATGAAGGAACTGCCCGCCACGCTGGTGCTGCGCCCCTTCAACAGCGACACCCTGGCCGTGGTGACCTACCAGCTCGCACGCGACGAGCGCCTGGGCGAAGCCGCCTTGCCCGCGCTCACGCTGGTGCTGGTGGGGCTGGTGCCCGTGATTCTGTTGAGCCGGACGCTGCGGGCGCGGTAG
- a CDS encoding aspartate carbamoyltransferase catalytic subunit: MNVARNPQLNKNGELIHLLSTEGLSRDILTQILDTAANFVSVSSRDVKKVPLLRGKSVFNLFFENSTRTRTTFEIAATRLSADVINLDIARSSTAKGESLLDTIANLSAMAADIFVVRHSESGAPYLIAQHVAPHVHVVNAGDGRHAHPTQGLLDMYTIRHYKKDFTQLSVAIVGDVLHSRVARSDIHALTTLGCPDVRVVGPRTLVPGDLSQMGVRVCHTLEEGIKDCDVVITLRLQNERMSGALLPSSQEYFKSFGLTTERLRWAKPDAIVMHPGPINRGVEIDSAVVDGPQSVILPQVTFGIAVRMAVMGIVASHDA; the protein is encoded by the coding sequence CTGAACGTGGCACGCAACCCCCAACTCAACAAAAACGGCGAACTCATCCATCTGCTCTCCACCGAGGGCCTCTCGCGCGACATCCTCACCCAGATCCTGGACACCGCGGCCAACTTCGTCAGCGTCAGCAGCCGCGACGTGAAGAAGGTGCCGCTGCTGCGGGGCAAGAGCGTGTTCAACCTGTTCTTCGAGAACAGCACCCGCACCCGCACCACCTTCGAGATCGCGGCCACGCGCCTGTCGGCCGACGTGATCAACCTCGACATCGCGCGCAGCTCCACCGCCAAGGGCGAGTCGCTGCTCGACACCATCGCCAACCTCTCCGCGATGGCGGCCGACATCTTCGTGGTGCGCCACAGCGAGTCGGGCGCGCCCTACCTGATCGCGCAACACGTGGCACCGCACGTGCACGTGGTCAACGCTGGCGACGGCCGCCACGCCCACCCCACCCAGGGCCTGCTGGACATGTACACCATCCGGCACTACAAGAAAGACTTCACCCAGCTCTCGGTGGCCATCGTGGGCGACGTGCTGCACTCGCGCGTGGCGCGCTCCGACATCCACGCCCTCACCACGCTGGGTTGCCCCGACGTGCGCGTGGTGGGCCCACGCACCCTGGTGCCCGGCGATCTTTCGCAGATGGGCGTGCGCGTGTGCCACACGCTGGAAGAGGGCATCAAGGACTGCGACGTGGTGATCACCCTGCGGCTGCAGAACGAGCGCATGAGCGGCGCCCTGCTGCCGTCGAGCCAGGAGTATTTCAAGAGCTTCGGCCTGACCACCGAGCGCCTGCGCTGGGCCAAGCCCGACGCCATCGTGATGCACCCGGGCCCGATCAACCGCGGCGTCGAGATCGACTCCGCCGTGGTCGACGGGCCACAGAGCGTGATCCTGCCCCAGGTCACTTTTGGCATCGCGGTGCGCATGGCGGTGATGGGCATCGTGGCCAGCCACGACGCATGA
- a CDS encoding DUF2946 domain-containing protein, translated as MPFARAHRRFTAWLAMLAMVLGALAPTVAQAVVASSAHDGWVQVCSVSGMVWVQTDADPASGDDNPMASGTMDCPWCSLHGGAAGLPPVSAHAEPLRPQAQPLPVYFHAAALRGTWAPGLARAPPLSA; from the coding sequence ATGCCGTTCGCCCGCGCCCACCGCCGTTTCACCGCCTGGCTGGCCATGCTCGCCATGGTGCTGGGCGCGCTGGCGCCCACCGTGGCGCAGGCGGTCGTGGCCTCTTCGGCGCACGACGGCTGGGTGCAGGTGTGCAGCGTCAGCGGCATGGTGTGGGTCCAGACCGATGCCGACCCGGCTTCCGGTGACGACAACCCCATGGCGTCCGGCACCATGGATTGCCCCTGGTGCAGCCTGCATGGCGGCGCAGCCGGGCTGCCGCCGGTGTCGGCGCACGCCGAGCCGCTGCGGCCGCAGGCCCAGCCGCTCCCGGTCTATTTCCACGCCGCCGCGCTGCGCGGCACCTGGGCCCCCGGCCTGGCCCGCGCGCCCCCGCTCTCCGCCTGA
- a CDS encoding copper chaperone PCu(A)C — translation MKKLLIASLLAVTAGAWAQTTVKVEDAWVRGTVATQKASGAFMRLTPSANARLVAVESPVAGVVEIHEMAMDNDVMKMRQVPGLELAAGRTTELKPGGLHVMLMDLKQPLKGGESVPLTLVFEDAAKQRFTQDIKAPVTALGGGNAAMPMKPGMEHKH, via the coding sequence ATGAAAAAACTGCTCATCGCTTCGCTGCTCGCCGTCACCGCCGGTGCCTGGGCACAGACCACGGTCAAGGTCGAAGACGCCTGGGTGCGCGGCACCGTGGCCACGCAAAAGGCCTCGGGCGCCTTCATGCGCCTCACGCCCTCGGCCAACGCCCGTCTGGTGGCGGTCGAGTCGCCCGTGGCCGGTGTGGTGGAAATCCACGAAATGGCGATGGACAACGACGTCATGAAGATGCGCCAGGTCCCCGGTCTGGAGCTGGCCGCTGGCCGCACCACGGAGCTCAAGCCCGGGGGCCTTCACGTGATGCTGATGGACCTGAAACAGCCGCTCAAGGGCGGCGAGAGCGTGCCCCTCACCCTGGTGTTCGAAGACGCCGCCAAGCAGCGCTTCACGCAGGACATCAAGGCGCCCGTGACCGCGCTGGGCGGCGGCAATGCGGCCATGCCCATGAAGCCGGGCATGGAGCACAAGCACTGA